ATGTCGTTGGGCGAGCGATTCGACCTGCACGCGTCGGGTTTCCCGGGTGGCGGGGCGCGCCCCGTCACCCGGTCAACGCGATCAACCGATCGGCATTACGCGCGATCACCTCGTCACTGATCGCGCCCAGGAGATCGACCGGCGCGCCCACCTGATCCTCTACCTCCGCCCGTGCCGATGGCGCATGCGTGGCGACGGCTGTAGCCATCTCCGTCAGCGTGCGTCGCAGTGACGGCCAGCGAACACCGGCATCCTCGGCGCCCCGCTTCCAGTACTCGGCCCGGACCAGCCACGCGGGGTCGTATTGACCGCCGATCTTCATCGCCATGTTGCCGGCATGATCGGGATACACCGCAGTCGACATCAGATCATAAAACGGCGCGAGTTCGACGCCCGCCCCGCGCAGCAGGAAAGAAAGGTTTTTGGCGTGGGCGTCGGCGTTGCCGATCAGGTAATTGAAGACCAGCCAGCGCAGCAGCGCACCACCATCCCGGACCGGCACATCCGCATGCCGCCGCACGCACTCCACGCACGCGGCAAACCCCGGACCACCCTCGTTCTCGTACTTCGCACTCGGGGGCAGCGCCATCGCCTGGCAGAAATCCTCCTGGTGGACGCGGCGAACCGAGGAGAAGCCCGCATGACCGGCTGCGTCGTCGCCCCAGACCCGATCGTAACGCGCCAGCATCAGCACCGGCCCGCCGAGGTCCACGATCCCGCTGCGCGGCACCGGCAGACCCACACGGCGGGCAAGCGCGAGGCAGAAGGCCTCATTCTCCACGGTCGCCCACGCGAAGTCCTCGTGAACCGCCATCGCCGGTTTGAGGATATGGGTCGATGCGGCCGCACCATGCGGCAGCGCATAGTCGCCGTCATGAAAAGCCACGGGCAGCTTGTTCTGCGCCCCCGCGAGTGACAGCCGGATGCCCCCATGGTCCGGGCGCACCGGCCAACGCGGCAGCTCCGCCAACAACTTCGCCAGCGTCCGGGCATCCATCGGCTCGTGGTACGGCGACGCTCCATCTCCTTCCGTATCCGCGGGGATCACGCTGACGGCCCCGGCGCAGTCACCCCCGATGGCCTCCAGCAGCCCGAACACGTTCGACTCGGAGATCCGATGCTGCCTGGCGACGTACTCGAGCACGCGCCCCTCGGGCAGCAATCCCGCAAAAAACAGGTGCGCCGGCCCGCCCTCATGGCACGCCGGGCCATCGAGCGGCATCGACAGCGAGAGCGGGGTGGCATGCGGATCCGCCTGATAGTCCGCGGCGTAGGTGAACACGAGCGTCCCGCCAGCAACGGCAAGCTGCCCGGCCCGGCGGCCTTCGAGCCAGACCTCGAGGGACTCAGCCGTCATCGGAACGACGCCGTTTCGGGCGGATCGTGATCTCAAGCCCAAGGGCATCAAGCACGGCGAGGACCTTGCCGATCCGTGCGGTCGGTTTGCCGCGTTCGAGCTCGGACAGAAACCGGGGCCCGGAACCCGCGAACCCGGCCAGTTCGGCCTGATCCACAGCGAGCGCCTTGCGCCGGGCGCGGATGGCGCGCCCCAGTTCGGCGGCGTCATGAATAACATCTTCCCGATCGGGCATATTTATGCCTTTTACGCGGCATCACCGCAGAAATTGTACCGATCGGTAATATAGCCTCTCCCAGGATTTACGGCAAACAGAATATTCCCGATCAGGAAGATATTTAAACCGTTCGGGAAGCCCCGCCCAGCCGCATCACGGCTGGACGGTCACATCGACACTCCGGCTCCCGAAATCCGACACGAAAGTCTGCCCGGGCAGCCGCACCGAGGGCGGGAGTTCCAGCGTGAAGGTCTGCGGGTTCGCCGGCTCGAGCAACCGGGGGCTCGCCGCGCCGGCTTCCGGGAAAGTCGCCACCAGGCGTGTGCCGCCGTCCGCCAGACTGAAGTGCGCAGCGCGCGCCGAATCGTCCTCGACCAGGGCCAGCTCATCGAACCGGAGGTTCTGAACCGGCGCCGAGAAATCGAAATACAGCTCCGTCCACTGCTCGCCATCGGCCTCCCGAGTAGCGGTCGTCGATGTCACCTCCACGGTATCGAGCGCCCCACTCGCGCTGATCGGGGGCCGCAGCGCCACCGTCGCGACAGCACTCCCGTCCCCGACCCGGGACTCGGTAATCGTCGCGTTGCTGGAGGGCGTATCGATATAGCCCGGCAACGCCAGCCGCGCCTGCTGGAACACGCCATTGTGCGTGAAATACGCATAGCCGCGATCCGCGATGACCGCCAGGGTATGGACCATGGGATCGTAGGCGTCGAGCTGGCTGTCATCGCAGGTCTGCCCGTAATCACGCAGATCGACGACGCACACGGTCGGATCCCCGGCATCGGTGCTCCCCCGCGACAGCAGCCAGCGCTCCGATGACGCGATGAACGGATAGGTGAAATTCGAGGCCTCATCCGCGCTCGGACTCTCACGCGGATGCCCGGGCTCGTATGGCACGCGCCCGACATCCGCAATGACCGTAGGCGTCGCCTTGGCGACCGACCAGATACGACCATCGCCCTGCTGCGCGAACACCTCACCGGAAGGACTGCGATGCAGCGCCGTGATGTGGTCGCTGCTCGTCAGGATGCGCTCGAACGCCGCATTCTCCTGGTCGAGACGAAAGAGTTCCGGGCCAGTTGACCAGAACACGGAGCGTCCGACCGAACTCGCGACTCTGTTGATCGCGCTCGGCGCATCCACCGACTCGAATTCCCCTGCCGCGGGATCAAACAGCCAGGCCCGGATCTCCTGTTCCTCGCCTTCCGGGACATCTGAATAAAACTCATCCTCGGTGAAGAAAAGCTTCCCGTTGCGCGCATACACGAGGGCCCGCGCGTTGTAGCCGCCGGGATCGCGAACGGTCGTTACCGCGCCATCGGTAGACACCTTCACGAGCCGTTGCTTCTCGGTCCCGCCCAGGCCGTACGGGCTCTGCTGGTCGAAGGCAATAAAATAACCGTTGCCGGCCTCATCAAACTTGATGAACGACTCGGAGCTGTTATCCGCCAGCTTGGCATTCGCCGTGGAGATGTAGGGATCGTACTGCTCATGCGTCATGAGGCAGGAGACGTCCTCACTGGCCTTGCTGATCCGGTACAGCGTACACCGTGGCCCCGTAAGCGCCGCGTAATCCGTAAAGTAACTGCGGTTATGCCGATCCTGGATGGCGAGGTAGATGTACTCACCGGCCGGCCCCTCGGCCACCTCGGAAATCAGCACGCTGACGTCCGTCGACAGCGGATTCTCGATCGGCTCGCCGTTGCGGTCGTACGCCAGGATGTTATTGGTCGCCGGCACGACCGCATGCGCGCTGCGCAGCAGGAACGAGAGCATGGTGTCCGGTGCCTCGGGCGTTATCCGGGTGGCCTGGCCGTCTTCGTTGACCTGGCCCGAGAGCGCGAGATAGCTGGCCCGATCGACCCCGTTCGCCTCGAGGCCGATCGCGTTGCTGCCACTGCCTTCACCCCCCGATGAGCTGCCGCTGCCGCCGCCGCCACCGCCACAGGCCGACACAACGATCGCCACCAGCACGGCACCCGCCCAACCACAGGCCCGTGCAAGCCGGCTGGCGCACATCGATCGTTCGCCCGCACGGCGATACGCAGAGCCATTTCCTGTTTTCGTGTGCATAGTTCTCCCGGGAGACATGAAGGGTCGCGCTGGTGAGCAGCGACGGGATGGCATCATCCGCAGACGGATCGTGCCCGCGCGCTATGCTCCTGACAAGCCGCCGCGATGCGACCCGCTCCCCGCAACCCCGTAGGTTGGGTCGAGCGAAGCGACACCCGACAACCCACCGTCAAAGATCCAACAACACCCGACCGATCCCCCACACCCCAATCGATGCGAGAATCCCCGCACAGCGCCCGCATCGATGCATCACCCACTCGGGTTATTACTGGCATTATCAATGCATGATACGATTCATAACGCGCGCTGAATCCGACGCGCTCAACCCATAACCCACGACCACAACAGGCCACGGCGACCACCATGGAAGGACTCACAACGGACATCGTCCAGCTCCTCACCCTCGCCGGCACGCCGCTGGTCGCGGCCGGCCTGGTCGCCGTCCTGCACGGCCCCATAACGCGCGTGGGCCTCGTCGACACCCCCGATCACCGCAAACTCCACGACGGCGCCATCCCGCTGGCCGGCGGCCCCGCGATGGCACTCGCCTTCGCCGCCATGCTGCTGGCGAGCGGCGCCTGGTCCGTGCACTACCAGGGCCTGCTCGTCGCCATGGCGCTGCTCTGCGTCACCGGCGTCGTCGACGACCGCCACGGCCTGAGCGCCGGCCTCAAGTTCGCGCTGCAGATCGGCGCCGCGCTGATCCTGATTTACTTCAACGACCTGACCATTGACCACCTCGGCGCCATCACCGGCGACGGCCGCGTCGCCCTCGGCGGCTGGAACGCGCCGTTCACGGTCCTGTGCGTGGTCGGACTGATCAACGCCATCAACATGCTCGACGGCCTCGACGGCCTCGCCGGCGGCGTGGTCGCCGTAATGCTCGGTGCGCTCGCGCTGGTCGCCCTCATCGGCGGCGCGCCCGCCGCCGCCATCGGCCCCGGCCTCATGCTCGGCGCCCTGCTCGGCTTCCTCGCCTACAACTTCCCGGGCGTGCGCGGCAAACGGCCGCGGATCTTCATGGGGGATTCCGGGAGCATGATGCTCGGCGTCGCCGTCGCCTGGTTCGCGATCGACATCACCTTCCAGCGCGGCACCGGCATCCCGCCCATGGCCATCGCCTGGATCCTCGCCCTGCCGGTGGTGGACACCGTGGTCATCATGACGCGCCGCATCCTCAAGGGCCGTCACCCCATGAGCCCGGACCGCGAGCACCTGCATCACATCATGCAGCGCGCCGGCCTGTCGCAGACCGGGACTACCTGGCTGGCGATGGGCCTGACCGCCCTGACGGGGCTCATCGGCATCGGCGCCTGGCAGCTCGGCATCGACTCGGTGTGGCTGTTCGCCAGCTTCCTGCTGCTGATCGGCCTCAACATGATCGTGGTCAACCACGCATGGCGCATCGCCCGCTGGATCCGCAGACTTCAGCCGCGGTTCCGGCAACCGCAGAACATGACGAAATCAGGGACCCACCCGGCCTCCGCCAGCACCGGCAAGAACTGCCCCAACGACCGCCGCAGGGAACACTGAATACGACGGGCCACGAGTAGCGCGCACGGACCTCGAGCAGATAGGGTTCCCCACCAGCGCGCGCACGCTTGACCGTACCCCCGACAACCTCGAACGCATCGTCTAGGACGCCTGACGCTGAGAGCAGTGACCGTACCCCTTGATTCGCCGCCCGTAGCCCCTCGTCCGGATGCAGCTCCCACGGGCCGGCGCGGCCGCCATCGGCCCCGGCCTCATGCTCGGCTTCCTCATCTACAACTTTCCGGG
This sequence is a window from Halofilum ochraceum. Protein-coding genes within it:
- a CDS encoding type II toxin-antitoxin system HipA family toxin, whose protein sequence is MTAESLEVWLEGRRAGQLAVAGGTLVFTYAADYQADPHATPLSLSMPLDGPACHEGGPAHLFFAGLLPEGRVLEYVARQHRISESNVFGLLEAIGGDCAGAVSVIPADTEGDGASPYHEPMDARTLAKLLAELPRWPVRPDHGGIRLSLAGAQNKLPVAFHDGDYALPHGAAASTHILKPAMAVHEDFAWATVENEAFCLALARRVGLPVPRSGIVDLGGPVLMLARYDRVWGDDAAGHAGFSSVRRVHQEDFCQAMALPPSAKYENEGGPGFAACVECVRRHADVPVRDGGALLRWLVFNYLIGNADAHAKNLSFLLRGAGVELAPFYDLMSTAVYPDHAGNMAMKIGGQYDPAWLVRAEYWKRGAEDAGVRWPSLRRTLTEMATAVATHAPSARAEVEDQVGAPVDLLGAISDEVIARNADRLIALTG
- a CDS encoding helix-turn-helix transcriptional regulator, with the translated sequence MPDREDVIHDAAELGRAIRARRKALAVDQAELAGFAGSGPRFLSELERGKPTARIGKVLAVLDALGLEITIRPKRRRSDDG
- a CDS encoding MraY family glycosyltransferase — translated: MEGLTTDIVQLLTLAGTPLVAAGLVAVLHGPITRVGLVDTPDHRKLHDGAIPLAGGPAMALAFAAMLLASGAWSVHYQGLLVAMALLCVTGVVDDRHGLSAGLKFALQIGAALILIYFNDLTIDHLGAITGDGRVALGGWNAPFTVLCVVGLINAINMLDGLDGLAGGVVAVMLGALALVALIGGAPAAAIGPGLMLGALLGFLAYNFPGVRGKRPRIFMGDSGSMMLGVAVAWFAIDITFQRGTGIPPMAIAWILALPVVDTVVIMTRRILKGRHPMSPDREHLHHIMQRAGLSQTGTTWLAMGLTALTGLIGIGAWQLGIDSVWLFASFLLLIGLNMIVVNHAWRIARWIRRLQPRFRQPQNMTKSGTHPASASTGKNCPNDRRREH